In Bacillus sp. Cs-700, one genomic interval encodes:
- a CDS encoding glycoside hydrolase family 3 protein → MMFSQMWLPRAGAEGAPHLILMENVPEVSAEFEGDTITLHPLHIYEDGHFMKTEQNLTWKSSNKNVAKVDNEGQVTLTGKRGRTFISVSDGESSDRIAIDYKVNKADKKSSSPAIVKQKGKKYNLIENAIAGMTMEEKVGQMLMPDYRNWDGQNVTKMLPEIEAQIKQYHLGGVILFRENVVTTEQTTKLVAEYQEASEKYGMLMTIDQEGGIVTRLQSGTDMPGNMALGATRSPELAENVGHAIGEELASLGINMNFAPDMDVNNNPDNPVIGVRSFGEDPELVADLGIAYTKGLQETGVAATAKHFPGHGDTAVDSHLGLPEVPYDKERLMEVELYPFQKAMEAGIDAIMTAHVTFPKIDDTKVISKKDGTEISLPATLSHKVLTELMRDEMGYEGVITTDAMNMGAIQDHFGSVDAAIRAVKAGTDIVLMPVGLPEVAEGLYTAVESGDISEERIEASVERILTLKVNRGIIKSEHPIDVEDQIQEALQTVGSAEHKAVEKEAADMSITLVKNEDVLPLNANGDDHVVVVGRSFVSTLGDAVKAQHANTTVIEANSSYTLTDEQRETISSADQIIVGTYTYSVGTRSPEHPQMMMVNAIMNEADAPVIAVGIRNPYDIMAYPNVDSYLTQYGFRTASFEATAATIFGENAPTGKLPITIPGETGGVLYNFGHGLTY, encoded by the coding sequence ATGATGTTTTCGCAAATGTGGCTGCCAAGAGCTGGCGCAGAAGGTGCGCCACACTTAATTTTAATGGAGAACGTTCCTGAAGTAAGCGCAGAGTTTGAGGGAGATACCATCACCCTTCATCCGCTTCACATTTATGAAGACGGTCATTTTATGAAAACAGAGCAGAATCTTACGTGGAAGTCATCGAATAAGAATGTTGCGAAAGTGGACAATGAAGGACAAGTTACCTTAACGGGTAAGCGTGGCCGCACATTCATTAGTGTTTCTGATGGCGAAAGCAGCGATCGCATTGCGATTGATTACAAAGTGAATAAAGCGGATAAAAAATCGTCTTCTCCAGCAATCGTTAAGCAAAAAGGAAAGAAGTACAACCTGATTGAAAATGCAATTGCTGGCATGACGATGGAAGAAAAAGTTGGTCAAATGCTTATGCCAGATTACCGAAACTGGGATGGTCAAAATGTGACTAAGATGCTGCCAGAAATCGAAGCGCAGATCAAACAATATCACCTTGGCGGCGTGATTCTATTTCGTGAGAACGTGGTAACAACGGAACAAACAACGAAACTAGTCGCTGAATATCAAGAGGCTTCTGAAAAATATGGCATGCTGATGACAATTGATCAGGAAGGCGGAATTGTTACGCGTCTTCAGTCTGGAACAGATATGCCTGGGAACATGGCGCTTGGCGCAACGCGTTCACCGGAGCTTGCAGAAAATGTAGGACATGCGATTGGAGAAGAGCTTGCATCACTTGGAATCAACATGAACTTTGCCCCTGATATGGATGTGAACAACAATCCGGATAATCCTGTTATTGGCGTTCGTTCGTTTGGCGAAGATCCAGAGCTTGTTGCCGACCTCGGCATTGCTTATACAAAAGGACTTCAAGAAACAGGTGTAGCGGCGACAGCGAAGCATTTCCCTGGTCACGGAGATACAGCTGTAGATTCTCACCTCGGCCTGCCTGAAGTTCCTTATGACAAAGAGCGCCTCATGGAAGTAGAGCTTTATCCATTTCAAAAGGCGATGGAAGCGGGGATCGACGCGATCATGACTGCTCACGTGACGTTCCCGAAAATTGATGATACAAAAGTGATTTCGAAAAAAGACGGAACGGAAATTTCACTTCCTGCCACGCTCTCTCACAAAGTGTTAACCGAATTAATGCGGGATGAGATGGGGTATGAAGGCGTCATTACAACAGATGCGATGAACATGGGCGCCATTCAAGATCATTTCGGATCTGTCGATGCAGCGATTCGCGCAGTGAAAGCAGGAACGGATATCGTCTTGATGCCTGTTGGTCTTCCGGAAGTTGCGGAAGGACTATATACAGCGGTGGAATCTGGTGACATTTCTGAGGAACGCATTGAAGCTTCAGTTGAACGCATTTTAACGTTAAAAGTGAACAGAGGGATCATCAAGTCTGAGCATCCTATTGATGTAGAAGACCAAATTCAAGAAGCGCTTCAGACAGTTGGATCAGCTGAGCATAAAGCGGTTGAGAAAGAAGCTGCCGACATGTCGATCACACTTGTGAAAAATGAGGATGTTTTACCTCTTAATGCAAATGGTGATGATCACGTTGTCGTGGTTGGGAGAAGTTTCGTCTCTACGCTAGGTGACGCCGTAAAAGCGCAGCATGCGAATACGACAGTAATTGAAGCAAATTCCAGCTACACGTTAACGGACGAACAGCGTGAAACAATTTCTTCCGCTGATCAAATTATTGTAGGAACGTACACGTACAGTGTTGGAACGCGTTCACCTGAGCATCCGCAAATGATGATGGTTAATGCCATCATGAATGAAGCAGACGCACCAGTTATAGCCGTTGGCATTCGGAATCCATATGACATCATGGCGTATCCGAACGTTGACAGCTATTTAACCCAGTATGGTTTTAGAACGGCGAGTTTTGAAGCAACAGCGGCAACTATTTTTGGTGAAAATGCACCAACAGGAAAGTTACCTATTACGATTCCAGGGGAAACAGGTGGCGTTCTTTATAACTTTGGACATGGTTTAACGTACTAA